The proteins below are encoded in one region of Firmicutes bacterium HGW-Firmicutes-1:
- a CDS encoding DNA polymerase IV: protein MIKVNLSYKSQILHIDMNAFFASCEQAVNPELRKTPLIVGGDPYKRTGIVLAASYDAKHCGVKTTMALHEAAKLCPNATFIKPSGGLYEKMSKQVMAIFDQYTPAMEQVSIDEAFLDMTGTESLFGNILQVAEIIQLRILQELELPCSVGISSNKLLAKMASDYKKPMGITTIYPHEVQEKLWPLKVSDLYGVGKKSVIKLNQIGVKTIGHLAKIPMDVLISHFGNSTAQMMILHANGIDDSLVEPVSEGVKSVSNELTFPKDLTQLKDICRELLVLSDKVAYRLRKKNLKGKTIGIKVKFFDFTVITRAKTIDVMTDSTDRIYQVVRELMIANQFNKPIRLLGVTVSNFDNEEIQQLSLFNQEISTNKLDYMVDEIRKKHGYSAVKRATILEK, encoded by the coding sequence GTGATCAAGGTGAATCTAAGTTACAAAAGTCAAATACTACATATAGATATGAATGCATTTTTTGCCTCATGTGAGCAAGCTGTGAATCCAGAGCTTAGAAAAACACCACTTATAGTAGGTGGGGATCCTTATAAACGCACTGGTATTGTTTTGGCTGCAAGTTACGATGCTAAACATTGTGGCGTGAAAACAACGATGGCATTACATGAGGCGGCTAAGCTATGTCCAAATGCAACTTTCATAAAGCCCTCTGGAGGACTTTATGAAAAAATGTCCAAGCAAGTGATGGCAATTTTTGACCAATATACACCCGCAATGGAACAAGTATCTATTGATGAAGCTTTTTTGGATATGACAGGAACGGAAAGCTTATTCGGGAATATTTTACAGGTAGCCGAGATCATTCAGCTGCGGATTTTACAAGAATTGGAATTGCCATGTTCAGTGGGGATTTCCTCTAATAAGCTACTAGCGAAAATGGCATCCGATTATAAAAAGCCTATGGGAATTACCACCATCTACCCCCATGAGGTTCAAGAAAAATTATGGCCTTTGAAGGTTTCTGATCTCTATGGTGTTGGAAAGAAATCGGTTATAAAGCTAAATCAAATAGGAGTAAAGACCATTGGGCACTTAGCTAAAATTCCGATGGATGTTCTAATCAGTCATTTTGGTAACAGTACTGCACAAATGATGATTTTACATGCAAATGGGATTGATGATTCATTGGTAGAACCTGTAAGTGAAGGTGTAAAAAGTGTGAGCAATGAATTAACTTTTCCGAAGGATTTGACTCAACTTAAAGATATTTGCAGGGAATTATTGGTTTTATCGGATAAAGTAGCGTATAGATTGAGAAAGAAGAACCTCAAAGGGAAAACCATTGGTATTAAGGTTAAGTTTTTTGATTTTACTGTGATTACGCGAGCTAAAACCATTGATGTAATGACAGACTCAACAGACCGTATTTATCAGGTGGTAAGAGAACTTATGATAGCCAATCAATTTAATAAACCGATTCGATTGTTGGGTGTTACAGTCTCAAATTTTGACAATGAGGAAATCCAACAATTATCGCTTTTCAATCAAGAGATTAGTACCAATAAACTAGATTATATGGTAGATGAAATTAGAAAGAAACATGGGTATAGTGCTGTGAAAAGAGCGACCATACTTGAAAAGTAA
- a CDS encoding ABC transporter ATP-binding protein, with amino-acid sequence MIKINNLSYSFPQKDLYNKISFTLEDSQHCAFIGSSGSGKSTLVDIIIDPERYMFDGKLEMDPNCSIGYVSQFSQLDKTKETTVFEYIGEEFIKLQNEIASICTEMEISSDIDSLLEKYQQAFDAFDAMGGNDFESNINKKLNLANLIKQENLKVSELSGGEFKLIQVIKEMLHNPELLIMDEPDVFLDFENLNALKNLINSHKGILLIITHNRYLLNHCFNKIIHLENMELQEFDGRYIDYNFSLLQSKIESQELAIADDEEIERNELLIHKLRSIATHNSEAARGKSLKARVKVQERLEARRIKAPFVDIKQPDISFVTDHSIAETIALKVTDYSVAFDDMLLENINFEIKSNDKVALIGSNGTGKTTLLREIFKNNHPSIEINKDIVVAYLSQLQGEILNESNTILNEFLGAQFKTYEEIRSYISNYGFEAEILNQKIGSLSGGEKNMLQLAKISASKANLLLLDEPISHLDTYSQIALEKAIENYKGAILMISHDFYSIVNCMDFVLIIEEKTIRKMSIRKFRKMIYANHFDRDYLEIEQKKKSVETKIELALKDTDLELAKVYAAELEELIKLL; translated from the coding sequence ATGATAAAAATTAACAACTTATCCTACTCATTTCCGCAAAAGGATCTTTATAATAAGATTTCATTTACATTAGAAGATAGTCAACATTGTGCTTTTATAGGATCAAGTGGCAGTGGAAAAAGTACACTGGTAGATATTATTATCGATCCAGAAAGATATATGTTCGATGGAAAATTAGAGATGGACCCAAATTGTAGTATTGGATATGTAAGTCAGTTCTCACAACTAGACAAAACAAAAGAAACTACAGTTTTCGAATATATAGGGGAAGAATTTATTAAGCTACAAAATGAAATAGCATCTATTTGTACTGAAATGGAAATATCTTCGGATATTGATTCTTTACTAGAAAAGTACCAACAAGCTTTTGATGCATTTGATGCAATGGGTGGAAATGATTTCGAAAGCAATATCAATAAAAAATTGAATTTAGCAAATCTAATCAAGCAGGAAAACCTAAAGGTATCTGAACTTAGTGGTGGGGAATTCAAACTTATTCAAGTGATTAAGGAAATGCTTCATAATCCAGAATTATTGATTATGGATGAACCCGATGTGTTTTTAGACTTTGAAAACCTGAATGCTCTTAAAAATCTAATTAATTCACACAAAGGAATATTGCTAATTATTACGCACAACAGATATCTATTGAACCATTGTTTTAATAAAATTATTCATCTTGAAAACATGGAGCTCCAAGAGTTTGATGGAAGATATATTGATTATAACTTCTCATTACTTCAAAGCAAAATTGAGTCACAAGAACTTGCTATTGCTGATGATGAAGAAATTGAGAGAAATGAGCTCTTAATCCATAAACTAAGGTCTATAGCAACTCATAATTCTGAAGCTGCTAGAGGGAAATCTCTAAAAGCTAGAGTTAAAGTTCAAGAAAGATTAGAAGCGCGTAGAATTAAAGCGCCCTTTGTAGATATTAAACAACCGGATATCAGTTTCGTTACTGATCATTCCATTGCAGAAACCATTGCTTTAAAAGTTACTGATTACAGTGTTGCCTTTGATGATATGCTTCTAGAAAATATTAACTTTGAGATTAAATCCAATGATAAAGTAGCCCTTATTGGTTCAAATGGTACCGGGAAAACGACTTTACTCCGAGAAATATTTAAAAACAATCATCCTTCTATTGAAATAAATAAAGATATTGTTGTGGCTTATTTATCTCAGCTTCAAGGTGAAATACTAAATGAGTCTAATACAATACTTAATGAGTTCCTAGGTGCCCAGTTCAAAACTTATGAAGAGATTAGATCCTATATTTCAAATTATGGCTTTGAGGCCGAAATCCTTAATCAAAAGATAGGCTCTTTATCTGGTGGAGAAAAAAACATGCTTCAATTGGCTAAAATTTCTGCTAGTAAAGCAAACCTGTTACTTCTTGATGAACCGATTAGTCATTTAGATACCTATTCACAAATAGCACTGGAAAAAGCCATCGAAAACTATAAAGGTGCAATTCTAATGATCTCTCATGATTTTTATTCTATAGTAAACTGTATGGATTTTGTTTTAATCATTGAAGAGAAGACGATTAGAAAAATGAGTATACGAAAATTCAGAAAGATGATTTATGCTAATCATTTTGATAGAGACTATTTAGAAATTGAACAAAAGAAAAAATCAGTTGAAACCAAAATAGAATTGGCTTTAAAAGATACTGATTTAGAGCTTGCAAAAGTTTACGCTGCAGAATTAGAAGAACTGATTAAGTTACTTTAA
- a CDS encoding DUF4491 domain-containing protein, whose protein sequence is MNYYGIIVGFLAFFIIGIFHPIVIKSEYYFGKKCWPVFLIFGFAAIFFSLLIKDTIKSTIIGIIGFTSLWAIHEIYEQEQRVVRGWFPKNPNR, encoded by the coding sequence TTGAATTATTATGGTATCATAGTTGGTTTTTTAGCTTTTTTTATCATTGGTATATTTCATCCCATTGTTATAAAAAGCGAGTATTATTTTGGGAAAAAATGTTGGCCTGTTTTTTTAATATTTGGATTCGCTGCTATTTTTTTCTCTCTTTTAATAAAAGATACTATTAAATCAACCATTATCGGCATTATCGGTTTTACATCTTTATGGGCTATTCATGAAATCTATGAACAAGAACAACGAGTAGTAAGGGGCTGGTTTCCTAAAAATCCTAATAGATAG
- a CDS encoding DUF454 domain-containing protein codes for MYKNAGFIALGILSMSIGVVGIILPLLPTTPFLVFSSYCFIKGSSKMRKWFESTSLYKKHLVQLKEKRGLTLKTKLRILLPFYCILLYLMAVNDVFLVRVIIIILMIIKTIVFIRIKTLSIDENNS; via the coding sequence ATGTATAAGAATGCTGGTTTTATAGCCCTTGGGATTTTATCGATGTCAATAGGGGTAGTTGGGATAATACTTCCATTACTCCCTACAACACCTTTTTTAGTTTTTTCTTCCTATTGTTTTATCAAAGGTTCTTCAAAAATGAGGAAGTGGTTTGAAAGCACATCGTTATATAAAAAACACTTAGTTCAATTAAAAGAAAAAAGAGGTTTAACTTTAAAAACGAAGCTTAGAATTCTATTGCCTTTTTATTGTATACTCCTTTATCTGATGGCTGTTAATGATGTATTCCTTGTAAGGGTTATTATCATAATTCTAATGATCATCAAAACAATCGTATTCATTAGAATAAAAACACTCTCAATTGATGAGAACAACAGTTAA
- a CDS encoding alkaline phosphatase family protein, with product MSKNHSNQHLIIISLDALNMQDFEVIKTLPNFKSFLEEGSYVKEVRSVYPTVTYTCHTSIITGVYPGKHGIYANEKIQPERYKAQDWYWFEKDIKVPTLFDYTNKAGLISANVLWPVMAAAPITYNCPEIWSETGESYVSLYLKFASKNTLPIIAMNASKSKGKKQPFLDNFVEGVATQMILKKKPHLLCMHFIELDHERHVQGLHAPSIKTILERLDGRIGNIIEATKKAGTYENTTFILLGDHGCSEFNDVVYLNTYFEKEGFLSTDKNKDITSWNAYANSCGGSVQIHINKQCDEITRANISESIDKLAVMPNTFVKKLYSKKEVLEKHQLLGDFDFMIEPRDGFVFRNDIADTMIKNRTTIDNCFKSDHGQDPNHKDLKTLLFAKGNRIKRGVCLDSACIIDEGPTFARILGLKMENVDGRVLEEFIN from the coding sequence ATGTCAAAAAATCATTCAAATCAACATTTAATTATTATCAGTCTAGATGCCTTAAACATGCAAGACTTTGAAGTTATTAAGACCTTACCAAACTTTAAATCCTTTCTTGAAGAAGGCTCTTACGTAAAGGAAGTTCGTAGTGTTTATCCAACTGTGACTTATACCTGTCATACTTCAATTATTACTGGTGTATATCCTGGCAAGCATGGTATTTATGCAAATGAAAAAATACAACCCGAAAGATACAAAGCACAAGATTGGTATTGGTTTGAAAAAGACATTAAGGTTCCTACACTATTTGACTATACAAATAAAGCAGGGCTTATTTCCGCGAACGTTTTATGGCCGGTTATGGCTGCTGCTCCAATCACATATAACTGTCCAGAAATTTGGTCAGAAACAGGAGAAAGCTATGTATCCTTATATTTAAAGTTTGCTAGTAAAAATACACTTCCAATTATTGCTATGAATGCTTCAAAGTCTAAAGGTAAAAAGCAACCATTTCTAGATAATTTTGTTGAAGGTGTTGCAACACAAATGATTTTGAAAAAGAAACCTCATTTGCTTTGTATGCATTTTATTGAACTAGATCACGAGCGACATGTACAAGGACTTCATGCGCCTAGTATAAAAACTATTCTTGAACGACTAGATGGTAGAATAGGAAACATTATTGAAGCTACAAAAAAAGCTGGAACATATGAAAATACTACATTCATTTTGCTTGGCGATCATGGTTGTTCAGAATTTAATGATGTAGTATATTTGAACACTTATTTCGAAAAAGAAGGATTTCTTTCAACAGATAAGAACAAAGACATCACTTCCTGGAATGCTTATGCGAATTCTTGCGGCGGCAGTGTACAAATTCACATTAATAAGCAATGTGATGAAATAACTCGCGCTAATATTTCTGAATCAATAGATAAACTTGCAGTTATGCCAAATACATTTGTGAAAAAACTCTATTCAAAAAAAGAGGTTTTAGAAAAACATCAGTTATTAGGTGACTTTGATTTTATGATTGAACCAAGAGATGGCTTTGTGTTTAGAAATGATATTGCAGATACAATGATAAAGAATCGTACCACTATCGATAATTGTTTTAAATCTGATCATGGACAAGATCCTAACCATAAGGATTTAAAGACATTGTTATTTGCAAAAGGTAATAGAATAAAACGGGGTGTTTGTTTGGATTCAGCTTGTATCATTGATGAAGGACCAACCTTTGCAAGGATATTGGGATTAAAAATGGAGAATGTTGATGGACGTGTACTTGAGGAGTTCATAAATTAA
- a CDS encoding single-stranded DNA-binding protein (binds to single stranded DNA and may facilitate the binding and interaction of other proteins to DNA): MDENIIRNNQVNIIGEVHSGFEFSHEVYGEGFYNFYVLVPRLSENEDVIPITVSERLIDIHSDHIGEIVDVTGQFRSYNRHLEGKNRLVLTVFARELTLVGDEEIVKNPNFIFLDGYICKPPLYRTTPFGREITDVLLAVNRPYNKSDYIPCICWGRNAKYASEFKVGNKMRIWGRIQSRSYQKRVGDEQYVHKVAYEVSISKIEQEDK; the protein is encoded by the coding sequence ATGGATGAAAATATTATTAGAAACAATCAGGTAAATATTATTGGAGAGGTTCACTCAGGCTTTGAATTTAGCCATGAGGTTTACGGAGAGGGTTTCTACAACTTTTATGTATTGGTACCAAGGCTAAGCGAAAATGAAGATGTCATACCTATAACTGTTTCTGAAAGGCTCATAGATATTCATAGCGATCATATTGGTGAAATTGTAGATGTTACAGGACAGTTTCGTTCCTATAATAGACATCTGGAAGGTAAAAACAGATTGGTGTTAACTGTTTTTGCAAGAGAACTAACCTTAGTCGGAGATGAAGAAATCGTTAAAAACCCAAATTTTATTTTTTTAGATGGGTACATATGTAAGCCACCTTTATATAGAACGACTCCTTTTGGGAGAGAAATAACTGATGTTTTATTAGCAGTCAACAGACCTTATAATAAATCTGATTATATTCCATGTATTTGCTGGGGAAGAAATGCTAAATATGCCAGCGAATTTAAGGTGGGAAACAAAATGAGGATATGGGGAAGAATACAAAGTAGAAGCTATCAAAAAAGAGTTGGTGATGAACAATACGTACATAAAGTAGCCTATGAGGTTTCTATTTCTAAAATTGAGCAGGAAGATAAATGA
- a CDS encoding cob(I)yrinic acid a,c-diamide adenosyltransferase: protein MELGLVHVYCGYGKGKTTSAIGQGIRSTGRGFKVIMIQFLKGGPSGELKTLAKLEPDFKVFRFEKERGFYKNLTFTELEELKMEIENAMKFAKKIFDTKECDVLILDEILGVIENNIFSEENLITFIKCKPHNMELILTGRKLPDGLNEIADYISEIKAIKHPYEKGILAREGIEY, encoded by the coding sequence ATGGAGCTTGGATTGGTACATGTATATTGTGGATACGGGAAGGGGAAGACAACTTCTGCCATAGGACAAGGCATTCGGTCAACAGGAAGAGGATTTAAGGTCATTATGATACAATTTTTAAAAGGTGGACCCTCAGGGGAGTTAAAAACTCTTGCTAAACTTGAACCTGATTTCAAGGTATTTAGATTTGAAAAAGAAAGAGGTTTTTATAAGAATTTAACTTTTACAGAACTGGAAGAGCTAAAAATGGAAATTGAAAATGCGATGAAATTTGCAAAAAAAATATTCGATACGAAAGAATGTGACGTCCTCATTCTCGACGAAATTTTAGGCGTGATAGAAAATAATATATTTAGCGAAGAAAATTTAATAACATTTATTAAATGCAAACCACATAATATGGAATTAATTTTAACAGGAAGAAAACTCCCTGATGGACTAAATGAAATTGCAGATTATATTTCAGAGATCAAGGCTATCAAGCACCCTTATGAAAAAGGTATATTAGCACGCGAAGGCATTGAATATTAA
- the rfbA gene encoding glucose-1-phosphate thymidylyltransferase — protein sequence MKGIILAGGYGTRLFPMTKVVSKQLLPIYDKPMIYYPLSVLMMANIRKILIISTPKDIVNYQILLGDGSQLGMDFSYKIQEQPRGLADAFIVGETFIRNSEVALILGDNVFCGEELNRILDGIHKEKNTALIFAYPVTNPSEFGVVEFDVHNNVKSIEEKPVLPKSHYAVPGLYFYNNHVIEIAKNIKASDRGELEITDVNLTYMKRQQLKVKLLDESIKWFDTGSCSGLLEASKYIHKYQNEKNKYIGCIEEIAFSKGYINEYELIALADGLRNADYGKYLLSLFNVKKEVLK from the coding sequence ATGAAAGGAATTATTTTAGCAGGGGGATATGGGACAAGACTCTTTCCTATGACAAAGGTAGTATCAAAACAACTACTTCCTATTTACGACAAGCCCATGATATATTACCCGTTATCCGTACTTATGATGGCTAATATAAGAAAAATACTCATTATTTCAACCCCAAAAGACATCGTTAATTACCAAATCCTTCTAGGGGATGGCTCCCAACTTGGAATGGATTTTAGTTATAAAATCCAAGAACAACCCAGAGGCTTAGCAGATGCATTTATTGTTGGAGAAACTTTTATTCGAAACAGTGAAGTTGCACTTATACTAGGAGATAATGTGTTTTGCGGAGAAGAATTAAATCGAATTCTTGATGGAATACATAAAGAAAAGAATACAGCATTGATTTTTGCTTATCCGGTTACCAATCCATCTGAGTTCGGTGTAGTAGAATTTGATGTACATAACAATGTAAAATCCATTGAGGAAAAGCCAGTTCTTCCTAAGTCACATTATGCTGTGCCAGGTTTATACTTTTATAATAATCATGTGATTGAAATTGCAAAAAACATAAAAGCATCAGACAGAGGTGAGTTGGAGATTACTGATGTGAATCTTACTTATATGAAACGACAACAATTAAAGGTGAAATTACTTGATGAGAGTATAAAATGGTTTGATACAGGCAGTTGTTCTGGACTATTAGAGGCTTCAAAGTATATTCATAAATATCAAAATGAAAAGAACAAATATATTGGTTGCATAGAAGAAATTGCTTTTTCTAAAGGGTATATCAATGAGTATGAATTGATTGCACTAGCAGATGGACTGAGAAATGCAGATTATGGAAAATATCTACTAAGCTTATTCAATGTAAAAAAGGAGGTGTTGAAGTGA
- the rfbB gene encoding dTDP-glucose 4,6-dehydratase → MKTILITGGAGFIGSNFIHYILEKYPGYKIINYDALTYAGNLKNLSDIQSNPNYSFVKGHIADTQRIEIIFMRGIDYVINFAAETHVDRSIQDSESFVVTNVLGVQTLLGLSKKYGVKKYLQVSTDEVYGSLSDEGFFTEKTPLCPNNPYSASKAAADLLTLAYYKTYKFPVNITRCSNNYGPNQYPEKLMPLVILKAMNEDAIPIYGNGLNIRDWIHVEDHCRGIDLVLHNGKIGEVYNIGGNNEIDNLTIVKNILHIMSKNESLIQHVEDRLGHDYRYAIDASKIKEELGFKSEINFSVGLKSTINWYIKNASWFFKQLI, encoded by the coding sequence GTGAAAACAATATTAATTACTGGTGGGGCGGGTTTTATTGGGAGTAATTTTATTCATTATATTCTTGAAAAGTACCCAGGGTATAAAATAATAAACTATGATGCTTTAACCTATGCAGGCAATTTGAAAAATCTGAGTGATATTCAAAGCAATCCCAATTATAGTTTTGTGAAAGGTCATATTGCGGATACGCAAAGAATTGAGATCATTTTTATGAGAGGAATCGACTATGTCATTAACTTTGCAGCTGAAACGCATGTTGATAGGAGTATTCAGGATAGTGAAAGTTTTGTTGTTACGAATGTACTTGGAGTTCAAACGCTATTAGGATTATCAAAAAAATATGGAGTAAAAAAATATCTACAAGTATCAACAGATGAGGTATACGGAAGTCTTTCAGACGAGGGATTTTTTACGGAAAAAACCCCTTTATGTCCTAATAACCCTTATTCAGCGAGTAAAGCAGCTGCAGATTTATTAACCTTAGCATACTATAAAACCTATAAGTTTCCGGTAAATATAACTAGATGCTCTAATAACTATGGACCAAATCAATATCCAGAAAAGCTAATGCCATTGGTTATATTAAAAGCAATGAATGAAGACGCGATACCAATTTACGGGAATGGTTTAAATATCCGGGATTGGATACACGTTGAAGATCATTGTAGGGGAATTGATCTTGTGCTTCATAATGGTAAAATTGGTGAGGTGTACAATATCGGAGGGAATAATGAAATAGACAATTTAACAATCGTAAAAAATATTCTTCATATAATGAGTAAAAATGAAAGCTTAATTCAACATGTAGAGGATAGATTAGGACATGACTATCGTTATGCGATTGATGCAAGTAAGATAAAAGAAGAATTAGGGTTTAAATCAGAGATTAACTTTAGCGTTGGGTTAAAAAGTACTATAAATTGGTATATAAAAAATGCCAGTTGGTTCTTCAAACAATTAATATAA
- a CDS encoding glycosyl transferase produces the protein MTISLCMIVKDEEKVLDRCLSSIKDVLDEIIVVDTGSKDKTIKIAKKHGAKIYLFSWEDDFAKARNFCFSKATKDYILWLDADDVLLPKELEKLIELKQRLSGEIDAYSMIYHYEVDENDNVLLSFRRNRLVKREKGFLWYGAVHEYLDIHENTLDTTICITHKRTKPLSNRNLKIYEDLLQKGLKLSTRDIYYYGKELYDHEDYEKAIDYFLDFLDCEDGWIEEKITACLKIARYYTWVGLFDHSRNYCYKTFEYAKPRPEVCCQMGSNYFEENKIEQAIYWYSLALTAGQDENPTAFNNPSCSSWLPHLQLCMCHYKLGDVQKAKKHNEEAIKYNKNHESILFNQKFFADL, from the coding sequence ATGACTATTAGTTTGTGTATGATTGTTAAAGATGAGGAGAAGGTACTTGATAGGTGTTTATCTTCAATTAAGGATGTCTTAGATGAAATTATAGTTGTCGATACTGGATCTAAGGATAAAACGATAAAAATAGCAAAAAAGCATGGTGCCAAAATCTATCTTTTTTCTTGGGAAGATGATTTTGCAAAGGCAAGAAACTTTTGCTTTTCAAAGGCAACAAAGGATTATATTTTATGGTTAGATGCGGATGACGTTTTACTCCCCAAAGAACTTGAAAAACTGATTGAATTAAAACAAAGGTTAAGCGGCGAGATAGATGCCTATTCAATGATATATCATTATGAAGTAGATGAAAATGATAATGTGTTGTTAAGCTTTAGAAGAAACCGACTGGTTAAAAGAGAAAAAGGTTTTTTATGGTACGGTGCTGTCCATGAATACTTAGATATTCATGAAAACACATTGGATACTACTATTTGTATTACTCATAAAAGAACCAAACCGTTAAGCAATAGAAATCTTAAAATATATGAGGATCTACTACAGAAAGGTTTGAAGCTGAGTACTAGAGATATTTATTACTATGGGAAAGAATTATATGATCATGAGGATTATGAGAAAGCAATAGATTATTTTTTGGATTTTCTTGATTGTGAAGACGGATGGATTGAGGAAAAAATAACTGCATGTTTGAAAATTGCAAGGTATTATACCTGGGTTGGCTTATTTGATCACAGTCGAAATTATTGTTACAAAACATTTGAATATGCAAAGCCACGGCCTGAAGTATGTTGCCAAATGGGGAGTAACTATTTTGAAGAAAATAAGATTGAACAAGCTATTTATTGGTATAGTCTTGCACTTACAGCTGGTCAAGACGAAAATCCAACCGCTTTTAATAATCCTTCCTGTAGTTCTTGGTTACCGCATTTACAATTGTGTATGTGTCATTACAAATTAGGGGATGTGCAAAAAGCAAAGAAACATAATGAAGAGGCAATAAAATATAATAAGAATCACGAAAGTATACTATTCAACCAAAAATTCTTTGCAGATCTATAA